AAGCCGCAGCCAGTCTACGGCATACATGGCGTAGATGCCGGCCGCTCCCGGCAGCGCCGATTCGTCAAGCGTAAAGGTATCGCTGTGATGGGAATGCACGGCGCCGACGTCGGGATTATAAATGCCGATCAGGGCAAAGCACCCGGGCTTCTTCTCCAGATAGTAGGCGAAGTCTTCGCCGCCTGTCGTCTTTTCCAGCGTCGTCACGGCGTCGCCGCCCAAAATCTTTCTGACGGCGTCTTCCGCAATGGCCGAGCAGCCTTCCTCGTTGACGACGGGCGGTACCATGACCCGGTACTGCAGTTCTGCCGAGGCGCCGTAAGCCGCCGCCGTGTTCTGAACAATCCGTTCCATCGTCGTCTTGATGTCCTCCGCCATTTCTTTCTTGAAATACCGCGTCGTACCGCGCAGCTCCGCTTCGCCGGAAATGATGTTGAACCGCGTGCCGCTCTTCATGGTTCCGACTGTCAGGACGACCGAATCCAGCGGACTGACATGACGCGACACGACGCTCTGCAAATTCAGGACGATGGCCGACGCGACGACCGTAGCGTCCACGGTCTGCTGAGGCTGCGAGCCGTGGCCTGCCAGGCCGTGTACGAGAATGGTGAATTCATCGGCCGCCGCCATCCGTTCACCTTTTTCGACGGACACCTTCCCCGACGGCACGTCGATCCAAAGATGGCCGCCGAAGATGGAGCCGATTTCTTCATACCAGTTTCCAAAGCGTATCATATACGGCGCGCCGCGCCCCGTTTCTTCGCCGGGCTGAAAAATCAAATACACCGTGCCGTACAGCCGGTCCTTCATGTTGACCAGCATACGCGCCGCCCCTAATAACACGGCGATATGGCCGTCGTGGCCGCAGGCGTGCATACAGCCGCTGCAGCGCGATTTGAAGGGCACGTCGTTTGCTTCCTGTACGGGCAGGGCGTCTATGTCGGCCCGCAGGGCCACAGCTTTTCCCGGATGATCCCCTTCAATCTTAGCGACTACGCCCGTATGCTGCTCCGGATTCACTTCGCACGGAATGCCCATGTCTTCCAGAATATTGACGATTCGCAGCGTCGTCCGCCGTTCCTGAAAGCTCGTTTCCGGATATTCGTGAAACTGCCGCCGCCACTGGCGAATCTGTCCTTCGTATGTTTTCATATATGTTTTAATCATATCGGCGTCGTTCATCAGTAGTTCCCCCTCTGCCGTTCAGATTATTTCACACTACGCGCCGCGCGGCTCCGTTTTCCCTCCAGCCGCGCAAAAAAGCGCCGTTGAATGCAGATTCAACAGCGCCTTTGCCGCACGTACTATGAAATTAAAGCCATTATAGGGGTTCCCTTTCGCCTTGTCAATAAAAGCCCCGTATTTTTTACAAAATAGTTAGAAATAGTTTAGAAAAAGTAAGGCTTGCGCGTCTATGCCATCCTTTCTATAATGGAAGGTATAAGTAAAGAAAGGACCTCTGCATATGATTGATCTCCACGCTATTGCAACAGAACAGCGCAACGAACAGACGCGGCATATAGACCGGCTGTCTACGCTGGATATGATACGCCTTATCAACGAAGAAGATACAAAGGCTGCCCTCGCCGTCGGCGCTATCGCCCCGGCCATTGCCGACGCCGTCGACTTGATTGCCGGCCGGCTGCGGCAAGGAGGGCGGTTATTTTACATCGGTTCGGGTACGTCGGGACGGCTGGGCATACTCGACGCCGTCGAATGTCCGCCGACGTACAGCACGGACCCCGACATGGTCCAGGGCCTCATCGCCGGCGGGTACGAAGCCATCTTCCGGGCCAAGGAAGGTGCCGAAGACTCACAGGACATGGGACGGGCCGACCTGGCAGCCAAGGCCGTGACGGCAAAAGACGTCG
This region of Megasphaera stantonii genomic DNA includes:
- a CDS encoding amidohydrolase, whose protein sequence is MNDADMIKTYMKTYEGQIRQWRRQFHEYPETSFQERRTTLRIVNILEDMGIPCEVNPEQHTGVVAKIEGDHPGKAVALRADIDALPVQEANDVPFKSRCSGCMHACGHDGHIAVLLGAARMLVNMKDRLYGTVYLIFQPGEETGRGAPYMIRFGNWYEEIGSIFGGHLWIDVPSGKVSVEKGERMAAADEFTILVHGLAGHGSQPQQTVDATVVASAIVLNLQSVVSRHVSPLDSVVLTVGTMKSGTRFNIISGEAELRGTTRYFKKEMAEDIKTTMERIVQNTAAAYGASAELQYRVMVPPVVNEEGCSAIAEDAVRKILGGDAVTTLEKTTGGEDFAYYLEKKPGCFALIGIYNPDVGAVHSHHSDTFTLDESALPGAAGIYAMYAVDWLRLHS